From a single Acidiferrobacterales bacterium genomic region:
- the rpsK gene encoding 30S ribosomal protein S11 yields the protein MARTKGRKRKARIKRTVGEGIAHIHATFNNTIVTITDRQGNVLCWSTAGKMDFKGSRKSTPFAAQMASEDCARSAKDMGMRSIEVQVCGPGPGRDSALRALNAAGLEVSRITDVTPIPHNGCRPPKRRRP from the coding sequence GTGGCAAGAACTAAGGGCAGAAAGCGTAAGGCCAGAATCAAGCGCACAGTCGGCGAGGGAATCGCACATATTCATGCGACGTTCAATAATACGATCGTGACAATAACCGATCGACAGGGCAATGTGCTTTGTTGGTCGACAGCGGGAAAAATGGATTTCAAGGGTTCGCGTAAAAGTACGCCTTTCGCTGCTCAGATGGCTTCTGAGGACTGTGCAAGAAGTGCGAAGGATATGGGGATGAGATCGATTGAAGTGCAGGTCTGTGGGCCAGGGCCCGGTCGGGATTCTGCTCTGCGTGCGCTCAACGCGGCCGGACTGGAAGTAAGCCGCATTACCGACGTTACACCGATACCCCATAACGGTTGTCGTCCGCCCAAACGTCGAAGACCCTGA
- the secY gene encoding preprotein translocase subunit SecY, with translation MAAPKASRRLPSLGTLSELRMRILFVLGAMVVFRLGTHIPVPGVDPVAVAALFEQTRGSIVDIFNVFSGGALSRLSVFALGVMPYISASIIMQMMSAVIPQLEQLKKEGEAGRRKITEYTRYGTVLLATFQGLGIAIAIEGQVAGGSAVVLTPGLGFKLTTVASLVTGTMFLVWLGEQTTERGIGNGISLLIFASIVAGLPSAVAGTLELARTGAFTPIGVLVLFVGALLVTGCVVFFERGQRRITVNYAQRQQGRKMLAGQTHHMPLKINMAGVIPPIFASSIILFPVSLGSWFGQTEGMGWLSDIATTIGPGQPIYMLLYSGMIAFFCFFYTALVFSPKDMADNLKKSGAFIPGIRPGSQTIKYIDTVVSRLTLAGAIYLVVICLIPEFLVVQWSVPFYFGGTSLLIIVVVMLDLIAQVQSHLMSRQYESLLKKSSISSGLGITR, from the coding sequence ATGGCTGCTCCGAAAGCATCAAGACGACTGCCGAGTCTCGGCACGCTCAGTGAGCTGCGGATGAGGATTCTTTTTGTACTGGGTGCCATGGTGGTGTTCCGGCTGGGAACGCATATACCGGTTCCAGGTGTCGACCCTGTTGCCGTCGCTGCATTGTTCGAGCAGACCCGAGGGTCGATTGTCGATATTTTCAATGTGTTTTCGGGTGGCGCTCTGTCCCGCCTTTCGGTTTTCGCACTGGGTGTGATGCCATACATCTCAGCCTCAATCATTATGCAGATGATGAGTGCTGTGATTCCGCAGCTGGAGCAGCTGAAGAAGGAAGGTGAAGCCGGACGTCGGAAAATCACCGAATATACCCGCTATGGAACAGTTCTGCTGGCGACCTTTCAAGGGCTTGGAATCGCGATCGCCATTGAGGGTCAGGTTGCGGGTGGAAGTGCGGTTGTCCTCACACCGGGACTTGGATTCAAATTGACAACGGTGGCAAGTCTGGTAACCGGAACCATGTTTCTGGTTTGGCTGGGTGAGCAGACGACAGAACGAGGTATCGGCAATGGTATCTCCTTGTTGATCTTTGCAAGTATTGTCGCAGGACTGCCGTCGGCCGTTGCCGGTACGCTGGAACTCGCAAGAACCGGTGCGTTCACGCCTATTGGAGTTCTCGTACTGTTCGTCGGTGCACTATTGGTGACCGGCTGTGTGGTGTTCTTCGAGCGTGGACAACGCAGAATCACGGTCAACTATGCACAGCGCCAACAGGGCCGCAAGATGCTGGCCGGGCAAACCCATCACATGCCGCTCAAGATCAATATGGCGGGTGTCATCCCACCGATTTTTGCGTCGAGCATCATATTGTTTCCGGTGAGTCTCGGAAGCTGGTTCGGGCAGACGGAAGGGATGGGCTGGCTGTCGGACATTGCAACGACGATTGGTCCGGGTCAACCGATCTATATGCTGCTGTATTCGGGAATGATTGCGTTTTTCTGTTTTTTCTATACTGCATTGGTGTTCAGTCCAAAGGATATGGCAGACAATCTGAAGAAGTCCGGTGCGTTCATTCCTGGAATCCGTCCGGGCTCACAGACCATCAAGTACATCGATACCGTAGTCTCTAGATTGACGTTGGCTGGAGCGATTTACCTTGTGGTCATTTGTCTGATTCCGGAATTTCTCGTGGTCCAGTGGAGTGTGCCATTTTATTTCGGTGGAACTTCGCTGCTGATCATAGTTGTCGTCATGCTGGATCTGATTGCGCAGGTGCAGTCACACCTGATGTCACGGCAGTATGAGAGCTTGCTGAAGAAATCCAGCATATCGAGTGGTCTGGGAATCACCAGGTAG
- the rpsM gene encoding 30S ribosomal protein S13: MARIAGINLPVQKHIRIALTAIYGIGVKTADTICLDTQIDGSKKVRELTDEEAEKLRSEVAKYMIEGDLRREVSMNIKRLMDLGCYRGLRHRRGLPVRGQRTSTNARTRKGPRRPIRK, translated from the coding sequence TTGGCACGTATAGCAGGAATAAATCTACCCGTACAGAAGCACATTCGTATTGCGTTGACCGCGATTTACGGAATCGGGGTCAAGACTGCCGACACGATCTGTCTGGATACGCAGATCGACGGAAGCAAGAAAGTACGGGAACTCACTGATGAAGAAGCGGAGAAACTTCGTTCGGAAGTCGCAAAATATATGATTGAGGGCGATTTGCGACGGGAGGTTTCCATGAATATCAAGCGGTTGATGGATCTGGGGTGTTATCGGGGATTACGCCATAGGCGAGGGCTTCCTGTGAGGGGGCAGAGAACATCGACAAATGCCAGAACCCGTAAGGGACCGCGCAGACCAATTCGCAAGTAG
- the rpmJ gene encoding 50S ribosomal protein L36: protein MKVRASVKKICRNCRIYKRNRVLRVDCSSDPRHKQRQG, encoded by the coding sequence ATGAAAGTAAGAGCGTCAGTAAAGAAAATCTGTCGTAACTGCAGGATCTACAAACGCAATCGTGTTTTGCGAGTTGATTGCAGTTCAGATCCCCGTCATAAGCAAAGACAGGGATGA